One window of Phycisphaeraceae bacterium genomic DNA carries:
- a CDS encoding tetratricopeptide repeat protein produces the protein MERNQVIRSWNCPKSGVLLGVFVKAFDLGNPDVGGERAAKHIGSDPSLGRAAREYFRGEWVAEPRQRDICRWVVDAAFDAGLLSKFALPMDASGRAPDAKEFLADVLHHVLSEWDAIYLQGSMGWPDPHPSLAAYVLGRQLVIELALRVTALLQLTGGCDWPRFVIHVTDEKPGKAIISSMMQRASRHVTREELARSIGVEKSTVDDWMDMMTVPRDANMRALAKHFARSADDERELLGWLRLQWSLISIRVSLAPHLELAHLIDLFSAFMCLVQLSLDMQSRLPLPREALLVTQVLTLRMSTRLDASKALFGYWLNHQSSPLWIDDIVVAGEKGPAARIQECFEVIGDRSAAQALWNHEMGNVAGLSTDRESLHVQGLLIAMSPRALWSASPSFPEPSLLRNCTPDVLAWIGKGLMDRGEYSKAIGVWRRAVELEPDCAETRLHLGIALWQAKNDPRLDEAIEQLSHACRLRPDWAYPVAEIAKVYLHRGWPENAVQYLESAPAALVQGSVDCLYALALSLYRLKRFDAAGRVARQALELEKTCALAAHIAAECAFALGDKVEGGRLAREALRLGDRRSYDRWLRPSTG, from the coding sequence ATGGAACGCAATCAGGTAATCAGGTCATGGAACTGCCCGAAGTCTGGGGTGCTGCTTGGCGTGTTTGTGAAGGCGTTTGACCTCGGCAACCCCGACGTAGGCGGGGAAAGAGCTGCCAAGCACATTGGCAGCGATCCGTCGCTGGGTCGGGCCGCCCGCGAGTATTTCCGTGGCGAGTGGGTCGCTGAACCTCGCCAGCGGGACATTTGCCGGTGGGTAGTCGATGCCGCTTTCGATGCTGGACTCTTGTCGAAGTTTGCCCTGCCAATGGACGCTTCTGGCAGGGCCCCGGACGCCAAGGAGTTCTTGGCCGATGTCCTTCATCACGTGTTGTCTGAGTGGGACGCGATCTATTTGCAAGGCTCGATGGGCTGGCCCGATCCTCATCCCTCTCTCGCAGCGTACGTGCTCGGTCGTCAGCTTGTGATTGAACTTGCGTTGCGCGTGACGGCTCTGTTGCAACTCACGGGCGGCTGCGACTGGCCCCGGTTTGTTATCCATGTCACCGATGAGAAACCCGGGAAGGCGATCATATCGAGCATGATGCAGAGAGCCTCCCGCCATGTCACGCGGGAAGAACTCGCCCGCTCTATCGGCGTCGAGAAGTCCACGGTTGACGACTGGATGGACATGATGACGGTGCCCCGCGACGCCAACATGCGGGCCCTCGCGAAGCACTTCGCAAGGTCGGCTGACGATGAACGGGAACTTCTCGGCTGGCTTCGCCTTCAATGGTCCCTCATCAGCATTCGGGTCAGTCTCGCTCCTCACTTGGAACTGGCGCACTTGATCGATCTGTTCAGTGCATTCATGTGTCTCGTGCAACTCTCATTGGATATGCAGTCGAGACTTCCTTTGCCGCGCGAGGCCCTGCTCGTTACCCAAGTCCTTACCTTGCGAATGAGTACCCGGCTCGACGCCAGCAAGGCTTTGTTTGGATACTGGCTCAATCACCAAAGCAGCCCGCTCTGGATCGACGACATTGTGGTGGCTGGTGAGAAGGGTCCTGCAGCTCGGATTCAAGAGTGCTTTGAGGTGATTGGAGACAGATCCGCGGCGCAGGCGCTCTGGAATCATGAGATGGGAAACGTCGCCGGTTTGTCGACCGACCGAGAGTCTCTTCACGTCCAAGGACTGCTCATTGCGATGTCACCGCGGGCGCTTTGGAGTGCGTCTCCATCGTTTCCGGAGCCAAGTCTCCTCAGGAACTGCACTCCCGACGTACTGGCTTGGATCGGAAAGGGACTAATGGATCGCGGGGAGTACTCCAAAGCCATCGGGGTGTGGAGGCGAGCTGTCGAGCTCGAACCGGACTGTGCGGAGACACGCCTTCATCTCGGCATCGCGCTGTGGCAGGCAAAGAACGATCCGCGACTCGACGAAGCCATAGAGCAGCTCTCGCACGCGTGCCGACTTCGGCCCGACTGGGCGTATCCCGTGGCGGAGATCGCCAAGGTCTATCTTCACCGCGGCTGGCCAGAGAACGCGGTTCAATATCTTGAGTCGGCCCCGGCCGCACTGGTGCAAGGATCGGTGGACTGTTTGTACGCTCTCGCGTTGAGCTTGTATCGGCTGAAGCGGTTCGACGCGGCGGGACGCGTGGCTCGTCAAGCTCTGGAACTCGAGAAGACATGCGCCCTCGCCGCTCACATTGCGGCGGAGTGCGCGTTTGCACTGGGCGACAAGGTCGAGGGTGGCCGTCTTGCTCGTGAGGCTCTGCGCCTCGGAGATCGGCGCAGCTATGACCGTTGGCTCCGCCCATCGACCGGTTGA
- a CDS encoding DUF2924 domain-containing protein, translating to MAIDVNAAERALEQMTVPQLKQRYAKVYGEETRTHHKVLLIKRILWRMQALREGDLSERARQRARELANDADLRRSPPRAQSPDAPKPRANGESVVSVPIHTREDGRLPPPGTVLRREYKGRAVFVRVLPKGFEFDGEVYRSLSAIAAKVTGSHWNGFRFFGLNEPGTTEGNV from the coding sequence ATGGCGATCGATGTGAATGCAGCCGAACGGGCCTTGGAACAGATGACGGTGCCGCAGCTGAAGCAGCGGTACGCCAAGGTCTACGGCGAAGAGACGCGGACGCACCACAAGGTGCTGCTGATCAAACGGATTCTCTGGCGGATGCAGGCGCTTCGGGAGGGGGACCTCTCGGAGCGGGCACGCCAGCGGGCACGCGAACTGGCCAACGACGCTGACCTGCGACGAAGCCCGCCACGCGCCCAATCGCCGGACGCGCCCAAGCCCCGGGCCAACGGCGAGAGCGTGGTGAGCGTGCCCATCCACACGCGAGAGGACGGGCGGCTGCCGCCACCCGGGACGGTCCTCCGCCGCGAGTACAAGGGCCGCGCCGTGTTCGTCCGGGTGCTGCCCAAAGGCTTCGAGTTTGACGGAGAGGTCTACCGGTCGCTGAGCGCCATCGCGGCGAAGGTGACCGGCTCGCACTGGAACGGATTCCGCTTCTTCGGGCTCAATGAGCCCGGCACCACGGAGGGCAACGTATGA
- a CDS encoding pentapeptide repeat-containing protein produces MDDKKPEPSVLEHSATVERQDSLAAVRADIDQMRAQLIEQEHRTPYVALNAYRYFGKKSAKGDAAMKALFWRVFAPYTAAMVFAGGGGIIAGVTAYIAYQQVQRLSQQNELIELQAQLAAIARQADLEQQSAARAYDEITRILDQNASAGAIVDALDRLPEAMVMPVTIVDPSWSPTTSADGRARFRTIPDTKTVYPNLVPLAQRLLTFAKSDRPAKDTYWSDQEIGSVSTGIALALHRVGFGNAVRIPKDGCVWHCIFNEKGLPQNDADEKVHAFRGSRISKSVLAERAGSDRYAQVRVVEGNSTADLRHLRHEQLVGVQLPMLALSKVKLCNVNMSGANLQKAVLRQGCFRGSVLYGAELQGAILNDARLDGAHLSNAQLQGAFLSAYLRGANLVDAQLQGADLMNAHLQGANLRKAQLQGASLSSADLRGADFTSAGLSGATLEFVIDPTTGVPHRELPAFLRYHFGSRAQSPLAISLDVPPAILHEAKFYSIVIVQSPKRPDEVEQWAWWPTHEGAVADLRQRLGDRAEEMIATLVERQTTFTCALVDGVILDLDSLISLYSANATVPPLDQAFATANTNVAAVAERTMNPYRFPSWGDLLALAQHQASERANPKPSE; encoded by the coding sequence GAAACCTGAGCCGTCCGTGTTGGAACACAGCGCCACCGTCGAGCGGCAGGATTCATTGGCTGCGGTTCGTGCCGACATTGACCAAATGCGTGCTCAGCTCATCGAGCAAGAGCACCGCACACCCTATGTCGCGTTGAATGCCTATCGCTACTTCGGAAAGAAGTCCGCAAAGGGCGACGCCGCGATGAAGGCACTCTTTTGGCGAGTCTTTGCCCCGTATACCGCGGCAATGGTCTTCGCAGGCGGCGGCGGAATCATCGCGGGGGTGACGGCGTACATCGCCTACCAGCAGGTCCAGCGGCTGTCCCAACAGAATGAACTGATCGAACTGCAGGCGCAACTCGCCGCCATCGCCCGCCAAGCGGACCTAGAGCAGCAGTCCGCGGCACGAGCGTACGACGAGATAACACGCATCCTCGATCAGAATGCATCGGCAGGAGCGATCGTCGATGCGCTGGACCGGCTGCCCGAGGCGATGGTCATGCCCGTGACTATTGTGGATCCGAGTTGGTCGCCGACTACGTCCGCCGACGGACGTGCTCGCTTTCGCACCATTCCAGACACGAAGACCGTCTATCCGAATCTTGTTCCGCTGGCGCAGCGGCTGCTGACGTTTGCGAAGTCGGACCGACCTGCCAAGGACACTTACTGGAGTGATCAGGAGATCGGCTCGGTCAGCACGGGAATCGCCCTCGCGCTGCACCGCGTGGGCTTCGGCAACGCGGTGAGGATCCCGAAAGACGGGTGTGTTTGGCATTGCATCTTCAACGAGAAAGGCCTGCCGCAGAACGACGCTGATGAGAAGGTGCACGCCTTTCGAGGCTCGCGTATCAGCAAGTCGGTCCTTGCCGAACGAGCGGGATCGGACCGATATGCCCAAGTGCGAGTCGTCGAAGGCAACAGCACCGCCGACTTACGCCACCTACGTCACGAGCAACTAGTCGGCGTTCAACTGCCCATGCTGGCATTATCTAAAGTGAAACTGTGCAACGTGAACATGTCTGGTGCCAATCTTCAGAAAGCGGTGCTGAGGCAAGGTTGTTTTCGCGGGTCAGTCCTCTACGGTGCCGAACTTCAAGGTGCGATCCTAAACGATGCTAGACTTGACGGTGCACACTTGTCGAACGCCCAGCTTCAAGGTGCGTTCCTCTCGGCGTACCTCCGGGGTGCGAACCTCGTAGACGCTCAGCTCCAGGGCGCGGACCTCATGAACGCCCATCTACAGGGGGCGAACCTAAGGAAGGCTCAGCTTCAGGGAGCCAGCTTGAGCTCCGCCGATCTTCGCGGGGCTGATTTCACTTCTGCCGGCCTTTCGGGAGCGACGCTTGAGTTTGTCATTGATCCGACGACCGGTGTGCCTCATCGAGAACTGCCTGCGTTTCTGAGGTATCACTTCGGATCGCGAGCTCAGAGCCCTTTGGCAATCTCCCTTGACGTTCCCCCTGCGATATTGCACGAGGCGAAGTTCTACTCGATCGTCATTGTCCAGAGCCCCAAGCGACCCGACGAGGTCGAACAATGGGCATGGTGGCCTACGCATGAGGGCGCAGTAGCTGACTTGCGCCAGCGACTTGGCGATCGGGCAGAGGAGATGATCGCGACCCTTGTGGAGCGTCAAACGACCTTCACCTGTGCTTTGGTTGATGGAGTCATTCTCGATCTGGACTCTCTCATCAGCCTCTACTCAGCCAACGCGACTGTTCCGCCGCTCGATCAGGCGTTTGCCACGGCCAATACGAACGTCGCGGCCGTTGCAGAGCGAACGATGAATCCGTACCGCTTCCCTTCGTGGGGCGATTTGCTGGCGCTCGCCCAGCACCAGGCCAGCGAGCGGGCGAACCCTAAGCCCTCTGAGTAA